The sequence below is a genomic window from Candidatus Latescibacter sp..
TTCACCTGCGCCCCGATATACAGCCTGCCTTCTTCTTCCAAAACCCACAGGCGCTGCGGCCTGTAGTAGAAGGAGAGGAAGAATCCGATCATGATGAGCAGAGCGCCGAATCCCATGAGCGGCAGCCCGCGGTCCCGCACTACCCCCAGCACGGTATAATACCCAAAGGACGATTCTGCGACCGAAGGAGATCCGCCGGTGCGCATATCGAGCATTGAAAAGGTGAGATTGGCATTCGGATTCATCGGCATGTTCATTCCGGGAAAATTCTGGAATGCGTACACACTCCAGGCTGTCCCTCCGTGAACGATTACATCCAGTTTCACCGCCGGATTGGCCTTGCCGGAAGGCCCGCCCATCTGCAGATCACGGTGTAACTCTGAGAGCCGTACACGGATGCTGTCGCCAAAGCCGGGAACCGGGTTTTCGCTGCCAAGGGTCATGTCCCAAGAGGCGAGCGGAGGCATCTTTTCCGGGGCGCCTTTTAAGCGCACCTCAATCCTCACAGTATCGGAGGCCGAAGAAACTGCCGAAGAATTCTCCGAGCGGCCATAACTCGACTGATAGACGGTAAGCCCCTGTAACATGAGCGGATGATTAACCCGGATATCTTTCTTGAAAGGGGCGCCGCGCGCCGGGGTGACTGTAACCGAACTGGTATATGATTTCGGACGGCTGGGGTATTTATCGTAGAACGCTACGGTAAAACTGTCAAGCTGGACAGTGAATCCGAGAGAAAGCGAGCTGCTGTCGGAGAGTGCGGCCGCCGTCTTTTTTTCCCCTTTTTCCAGGACGAGGCTCGCCCGTTTTCCGCTGGCCAGGCTGACCATTCCCCCTGTGAGCATGATGAGGATGCTCAGGTGAACTAGGGAAGAACCCAGATATCCGAGCCATCTCTTTTCGCCGAAAAGCCCCGAGTCGCCGACCTTTTTCAGGAAAAACCCGGCATGTGAAAATACATCCCGGATCTCCTCGAGAGAGGTTTTTTCCAGAGTGAATCGGATTGGCATCCCGGAGATGCCCGCCCGTCCGGGAGAAGTATCAGGGCGAAATGTGGTTTTAATAAGAGCCGGAAAACGTTTCGCCGTGCAGAGGATGAGATTCAGCCCGAACAGCCCCAAAAGCCCGATGAACAGGGGGGAGGTATAGGTAGTGTCCAACCGGAAAATCTTAATCAGGGTAAACATGACTGTCCCGTACTGTTCATTGTAGAATTCAAGGGGACGGCCCTGCGGGATGATTGTGCCGATTACTGCGACCGCAGTGATGGCTGTAAGCGCCACCAGCCCGAACTGGATGGAACTCAGGGTTTCTAACGTGCCCGGCGATTTATCCGGTGTGGGGCTGGAAGGCATGCCGATAGTCTATTCCTTTCTATAACAATACATCGATGGTGTTTAGATCCTGAAACGAGTTCAGGATGACACGTGTCATGCGCTGGCTTCGACAGGCTCAACCAGCGGGAACTGAGCTTGTCGAAGTGCCGCTTAGCGGGAATGATGAAAGCGCAGCGCATCTTTTAGCAACCGTTTCGGCATCTATTTCGAAACGAAACACACTAAAATATGTCGTCATGTATAACTTGTACTGGAAAACTATCAATTACTTTGACATGAAGCAAACATTTTTTTCGAGAGAGGGTACAAGCCTGCAGAGTGTTACCCCCTCTCCTGACACCGGGGTCCCCGCAAGTGCTTGCACTTGTGGGGTGGAGTAGAGGGGGACTGGGGGTGAGGCAGAGAAATACCGGAGGAAAATGTAAAACTGACTTGTTCACAGATCTTCTTTTAGCCCGATCTATTCATAAACTTAAGGATAAAATCCCCCCGCCGTTTCACGGCGACCCCCTTGTTAAGGGGGTTATTAAAAAAGGGAAAAGACAGTCTCGTACATAATTCTCCCCTTAATAAGGGGAGATGCCGACAGGCAGAGAGGATTTCTGACTCAATAAATTGTGATGAATATATTTTATGAATTATCCGGGTTAGAAGGCTTATGAAAAATCCTGTTTAATTGATAGATGCCGTTTCAGGATCTAAATGAAAATAATAACCGACTTTTTCACAAGCCGTTTAAATACTATGACATTGTGCACAGTAACCCCGGTCTCCATTGTGGCCGGTATTTCCTAAATCTTCTGTAGAACCGATAAAATCTTTGATGGGTAAAGGCGTTGGAGTAATCGATATCGCCCGTGATACGGGCAGAAAGAAGTCACCTTTCTTAGTCGGTGTAATGGTATATGACCCAGTATTAATTTTATCAACAGCATATTGTCCTAAAGAATCAGTCAGCGTTGACGCTTCGCCAACCGTAATGGTGATGCCCTGCATTCCCTTTCCCCATTTATCCACTACCCGGCCTGAAAGGGCGGCATTGCTATTACTAGTATTAGCAGCGCTGGTATCAAGCACGGAAACGGTTTTGCCGCTGCATGACATACAAACTATAACAATGACTGCGCTTAAAAGAATCGGGAGTAATACAAACTTTTTCATGGTGATACCTTGCCTTGGTGAGGAGGTTGATATTTACGCGCCTAATTTTATTGAATTTTCATGAAATAACTTCCTGTTGGAACGTTCATAAGTCTCTGAAAAAAGCGCATTGAGAGACTCAACAAGACGTTTTCTTGTCTCCCCGGACTCGGAAGCCCTGAGCGTGACCGTTGGATTATGGAGTATCTTTCTGACTATTCGCCGGGTTACCAGATCAACTGCATCATAAATTTCAGCGTTTACTTTGTTTTTTATCTTTCCAAGCTCTTCAGTACGAATATTTTCACATTTTTCCCGGAGCGTACGTATTTCAGGGAGTATTTCCCGTTCTTGGAGCCATGTGTCATACTCATCAACCTTGAGTTTTATTATTTCTCGCGCTTTTATCTCTTCACTATTTCTCCCGTTGTAATTTTCCCCGGTAACATCTTTCAAATTATCGATATTATAGAGAATGATGTTTCCGATGGAGGCAACTTCAGGATCTATATTCCTCGGAACTCCGAGGTCGATAAGGGTAAGGATGGCGCCATCCCGGTGTCCGATGCACTCTATCAGACGGCTCTTGGTAATTATGGGATTTGAAGAGGATGCAGAAGTGATGATGATATCGACTTTCCCGAACATCTCATCCATTTTTTCAAATGGTATAGCTTCTCCGGACAGTTCTTCCACCAGGGCATCTGCACGTTCTGCGGTTCTGTTGGCCAGATAGAGCTTTTTAATACCGGAATCTATCAACAGCCTCGCGCACATCCTGCCTATTTTGCCGGCGCCTACCAGGAGAACAGTCCGATTTTGAAGAGAACCATAGGTTTTCCGGGCCAGCGCTACAGCAGCCGAACTGGCGGAAATTGCCCCCTCGCTTCCAAAAGTACAATTGGTTCTAACCTGTTTACTTACCTGAAATGCCTGATGAAACAGACGGTTGATAATAGGACCGGTGCAATTATTATCGCATGCAAGTGAGAAAGCGGATTTCACCTGCCCGAATATCTGAGACTCACCGAAAATCATGGAGTCGAATCCACATATGACCTGGAAAAGATGTTCGATCACATCTGTTCCATTCAGGCAATAAAAATACCTGAGGAAACTTTTGTCTATTCCGGATATATCCAAAATATAGTTTTCAATGTTTCTTCGAGTTTCCCGGAACGAATCACCGGCAACAGCGTAGATCTCCGTACGATTGCAGGTTGAAAGAACGAGGCATTCACGGATACTGCTCATTCTCTTGATCTCAGATAATACAGAGATGAGAGCATCGCCGGTGAATGAAAATTTTTCCCGAATTTCAACAGGCGCAGTCTTATGTGATATCCCGATAAGTAACAAATTGCCTTTATGTATGCTCATTTTTTTCTTTTCGGATTGTAGTGTCCACCACCGCATTGAATCTTCATCAGAAAACGTTGTATTGTGCGGAAGAAGTTACTTTCTGTTTCATGTTGTCTGCTTGAAAAAGGGCTGGCTAAAATACAGCCAGCCCTTTTTCCGTACATAAAAACTAGTTTACAATGCTATCAAATCATTCCACAAATATTTATTTCTTCATGTATGCAATGGAATTCTTCAGGAGCGCCTTGTAATATTTCGCATTGTGGACGCCCCCGCTCTTGTCTCCAAGCAGCATCCGATAATTAAACAGACAGCCGGCCTGATCCATGGGATAGGTCCCGACCACTGCCAAATTGGCGTCGGTCAGGAGCTTCTTGGCGATGAGAATATCCTTCAACTCCTTCGTAAGGGCCGCAATTTCCGTCAGCTGCCCGTTAATATCAAAATTCTTGGCTGTCGAATGGCACTTCGTACATGCGGCTACGTACAATGTTTCCACCCCGTTATAATCGTAAGCCAATCTCCATGTATGCCCGCCGGCCTTATTCCCGTAAGGCGGCGCCATATGACACGTCACGCAGCCGTCGTTGGTCGCAGTCTTGTGAGAAGAGCTTTCATAGGCCGTGAGGCCCTTGATTTCATACCCGCCGACTCCGAGAAGAACGGAAGACTGCGAGCCGTAGTGCGGGCCGAACCGTGACGAGGTGACACGAATCGTTGCGGTGTCTGCATGGGCCACCGTCGGATCAGGAGTTACCGGCCTCTGCTGATGGCATTCCGCGCAGAGGTTGGATTTGCCGACGTTGTAGGTTCCGCCGCGGACCAGCTTTACCGGAGTCGACGTGGCAAGGTCGAAATCGGTACGGTCGTACTTCTTGTGGATGTTGTGGCAGGTACGGCAGTTTTGGGGAGTGGCATTATCGATCTTCGCGAGCGCCGTCTTGGGATGGACAGTGCCGAGGGTCTCTCTGAAGCCCTCGCTGGTATGGCAAGGCGCGCAGCCGGCTTCGCTTCGGTCGTTATGACCGCCCATTGCGTGCTGCGAATTTTCCCACTGCAACTGTTTCGCCAAAACTTCGGTGGAGACGCTGTGACACGTGCCGCATGCGGCAGTCCCCCCCGAGGCCCCTGCCGGTCCTGCCGGACCTGCCGGGCCCTGGTCTCTTTGACATCCAACAATCATGGCGATCCCTCCGACCATCACAATCGCCAAAACCCCGGTGAAAATTGCCGATACTTTTTGCATATCCCCTCCTCTGAAATGTTAGATGATTAATACGATTAAAAAATTTTTTAAATATATCGCCTCAAATTTTGCCCATAGAATTGCAAAGGATATGCCAACAGTATTGAATTTAACCTTACAATTCATCAAAAATTTACATGAATTATAAATCCTCGCCCCGGAAAATATAAGATGAGCTGTCTGAAATCTGAGATTGGCTCATAACACATTATACACCATTACATTAATAACTTACTCCCCTATCTCCGATTATTTATTAAAGTCTTTTGTGAATAATTCTATTTCTCGATTAAAAAAATTATGACTGACGAATAGATGGTTTAATTATCTATCTGTATCATTTTACCCTTACTTTTTCATTACATCAATGACGAATATTTGGCATATGATGACGAAAATCGGTTATTCAAATCAGCCGATAAATAATGAAATCTTTTTGTAGTATTAATAAATGTTATTAATATCAAGATATTCAATAAGAAATACTACGAAACCTTTCGATAATTTATTCGTCAAAAATCCTACCCGTTTAAGGTCTCATTATAGTATTTTATAACGGAAATCCGGCAAAAAGTAATTTTTATATGATTTTATGGAGAAGAGGATG
It includes:
- a CDS encoding cytochrome c biogenesis protein ResB is translated as MPSSPTPDKSPGTLETLSSIQFGLVALTAITAVAVIGTIIPQGRPLEFYNEQYGTVMFTLIKIFRLDTTYTSPLFIGLLGLFGLNLILCTAKRFPALIKTTFRPDTSPGRAGISGMPIRFTLEKTSLEEIRDVFSHAGFFLKKVGDSGLFGEKRWLGYLGSSLVHLSILIMLTGGMVSLASGKRASLVLEKGEKKTAAALSDSSSLSLGFTVQLDSFTVAFYDKYPSRPKSYTSSVTVTPARGAPFKKDIRVNHPLMLQGLTVYQSSYGRSENSSAVSSASDTVRIEVRLKGAPEKMPPLASWDMTLGSENPVPGFGDSIRVRLSELHRDLQMGGPSGKANPAVKLDVIVHGGTAWSVYAFQNFPGMNMPMNPNANLTFSMLDMRTGGSPSVAESSFGYYTVLGVVRDRGLPLMGFGALLIMIGFFLSFYYRPQRLWVLEEEGRLYIGAQVKGDTEPFRNWIKHCIKNNAGNGSKTGERQ
- a CDS encoding carboxypeptidase-like regulatory domain-containing protein — protein: MKKFVLLPILLSAVIVIVCMSCSGKTVSVLDTSAANTSNSNAALSGRVVDKWGKGMQGITITVGEASTLTDSLGQYAVDKINTGSYTITPTKKGDFFLPVSRAISITPTPLPIKDFIGSTEDLGNTGHNGDRGYCAQCHSI
- the hemA gene encoding glutamyl-tRNA reductase codes for the protein MSIHKGNLLLIGISHKTAPVEIREKFSFTGDALISVLSEIKRMSSIRECLVLSTCNRTEIYAVAGDSFRETRRNIENYILDISGIDKSFLRYFYCLNGTDVIEHLFQVICGFDSMIFGESQIFGQVKSAFSLACDNNCTGPIINRLFHQAFQVSKQVRTNCTFGSEGAISASSAAVALARKTYGSLQNRTVLLVGAGKIGRMCARLLIDSGIKKLYLANRTAERADALVEELSGEAIPFEKMDEMFGKVDIIITSASSSNPIITKSRLIECIGHRDGAILTLIDLGVPRNIDPEVASIGNIILYNIDNLKDVTGENYNGRNSEEIKAREIIKLKVDEYDTWLQEREILPEIRTLREKCENIRTEELGKIKNKVNAEIYDAVDLVTRRIVRKILHNPTVTLRASESGETRKRLVESLNALFSETYERSNRKLFHENSIKLGA